The proteins below are encoded in one region of Pseudomonas putida NBRC 14164:
- a CDS encoding flavin monoamine oxidase family protein, with product MEKSVHRPTAWHVTHWSTDPFSLGAYSALLPGGTPQHRSDLGQVLHERLVIAGEACDASAPAMTHGAWNDGLRAAEAALSAGARRVIVIGAGCAGLAAAQRLRAQGIDCTVLEARGRTGGRTHSVGLGGIKADEGAAWLQHFAENPLATVAQQHGLACVETDFSRPLAAARGGVLPDVDGAWAALTKSIDRRQPLSEAINRYLATLDPARRRATQFAIDANLVLEACLPVEQLSLSALDEEGVGHGDSMLPGGYSELVDLLAKDLDIHLNTPVTHIDWSSARVKVNEEVCDFCICTVPVGALKMLHFTPALPETQQQALVHLGMGKLEKVILQFDERWWPCSPSGYLRWYDVPASWGEWLDLTDAVGKPTIAGLIAADAIERQFSGRTDEQIAMAATGALQAWAAAIGPTP from the coding sequence ATGGAGAAGAGCGTGCATAGACCAACCGCGTGGCATGTCACTCACTGGAGTACAGACCCGTTCAGCCTCGGTGCCTACAGCGCGCTGTTGCCTGGAGGGACGCCGCAGCATCGAAGTGACCTGGGCCAGGTGCTGCATGAGCGTTTGGTCATCGCCGGGGAAGCCTGTGACGCCAGCGCCCCGGCAATGACTCATGGCGCCTGGAATGACGGGCTGCGTGCCGCCGAGGCAGCCTTGAGTGCCGGCGCGCGAAGGGTGATCGTGATCGGCGCGGGCTGTGCAGGCCTGGCTGCAGCACAACGCCTGCGGGCGCAGGGTATCGATTGCACTGTGCTGGAGGCACGGGGGCGAACAGGTGGCCGCACGCATTCTGTCGGCCTGGGCGGGATAAAGGCGGATGAAGGCGCTGCATGGCTGCAGCATTTCGCTGAGAACCCATTGGCCACCGTTGCGCAGCAGCACGGCTTGGCTTGCGTCGAGACCGACTTCAGCCGCCCGCTTGCAGCTGCAAGGGGCGGGGTACTGCCCGATGTCGACGGCGCCTGGGCTGCCTTGACCAAAAGTATCGACCGGCGGCAGCCCTTGTCTGAGGCGATCAACCGCTACTTGGCCACACTCGACCCTGCGCGCAGGCGCGCCACACAGTTTGCCATCGACGCCAATCTTGTCCTGGAAGCGTGTTTGCCAGTGGAGCAACTGTCGCTCAGTGCGCTGGACGAAGAGGGTGTCGGGCATGGCGATAGCATGCTGCCAGGCGGCTACAGCGAGCTTGTCGACTTGCTGGCAAAGGACCTGGATATCCACCTGAACACTCCGGTAACCCACATCGACTGGTCGAGCGCGCGCGTCAAGGTGAATGAAGAGGTGTGCGATTTCTGCATTTGCACTGTCCCTGTGGGGGCGTTGAAGATGTTGCACTTCACCCCGGCGTTACCTGAAACACAGCAACAAGCGCTGGTACATCTGGGCATGGGCAAGCTGGAGAAGGTGATTCTGCAGTTCGATGAGCGCTGGTGGCCGTGTTCACCCTCCGGCTACCTGCGCTGGTATGACGTGCCTGCCAGTTGGGGTGAGTGGCTGGACCTGACTGATGCCGTAGGCAAGCCCACCATTGCCGGGCTGATTGCCGCCGATGCGATCGAGCGCCAGTTCAGCGGGCGCACGGATGAACAGATCGCCATGGCAGCAACGGGGGCATTGCAGGCGTGGGCCGCAGCCATCGGGCCCACGCCGTGA
- a CDS encoding aminotransferase produces MSSPQNPPASPALATLIQRSGRPSPTLSETHAHAVLQAHYGVAGNLSVLGSQQDLNFRVTTPQGGYVMKACHGSYAQLELEAQHAALAFLREQGLPVPAVRLAHNGMGLLELDIDEQPLRLRLLDYIEGQPLTRLKHMEPHLMAELGGLCAKLDKALAGFDHPGLARTLQWDPQHAQALIDHLLPVLQHSGQRARIEHATRQARERLMPLVDDLPSQAVHLDITDDNTVWARDAQRQWQLQGVIDFGDLLRTWRIADLSVTCAALLHHAEGDPLRILPAVRAYQALNPLTEAELRALWPLVLNRAAVLVLSSEKQLAVDPGNQYTRDNIAHEWEIFNTATAVPIALMEAAILQAAGLQPKAPDFNGCAPLLPELARQAVTRVDMGVLSTHCEAGNWEQPGFDQRLLASQAAPACSLHGQYRLSQTHIDRPEEPATCALGVELHLPNGTLVQAPAPGTWQRHGDGRGCLRTAHWALWLHGLENAPADGQAVEKGQSLGNSCGFLSIQVCLDDGIQPPFFATPSHAAAWLALCPSPAALLGFDCDAQPLPDPQALLARRDASFARSQKHYYAQPPHIERGWRNYLIDMQGRSYLDMLNNVAVLGHGHPRMVAESARQWSLLNTNSRFHYAAITEFSERLLALAPEGFDRVFMVNSGTEANDLAIRLAWAYSGGRDLLSVLEAYHGWSVATDAISTSIADNPQALETRPDWVHPVEAPNTFRGRFRGADSAADYLQDVDAKLADLDARGRQLAGIICEPVYGNAGGISLPAGYLSDAYAKVRARGGVCIADEVQVGYGRLGEYFWGFEEQGVVPDIITMAKGMGNGQPLGVVITRREIAEALEAEGYFFSSAGGSPVSCRIGMAVLDVMQEEGLWDNARDTGRYFKARLQALVDKHPLAGAAHGSGFYLGLELVRDRATLEPATEETMTLCNRLRDLGIFMQPTGDYLNILKIKPPMCTTRASVDYFVDCIDRVLGEGL; encoded by the coding sequence ATGTCCAGCCCACAAAACCCGCCCGCTTCCCCTGCCCTGGCCACGCTGATACAGCGCTCTGGCCGGCCCAGCCCAACGCTGAGCGAAACCCACGCCCACGCCGTGCTTCAGGCCCACTACGGCGTTGCCGGCAACCTTTCGGTACTGGGCAGCCAGCAAGACCTGAACTTTCGCGTGACCACGCCCCAGGGTGGCTATGTGATGAAGGCCTGCCATGGCAGCTATGCCCAGCTGGAACTTGAAGCGCAGCACGCCGCCTTGGCCTTCCTGCGCGAGCAGGGTTTGCCGGTACCCGCCGTACGCTTGGCCCACAACGGCATGGGGTTGCTGGAACTGGACATCGACGAACAACCACTGCGCCTGCGGCTGCTCGATTACATCGAAGGGCAGCCGCTGACCCGTCTCAAGCACATGGAGCCACACCTGATGGCTGAGCTGGGCGGGCTCTGTGCGAAGCTGGACAAGGCCCTGGCCGGCTTCGACCACCCAGGCCTTGCGCGCACCCTGCAATGGGACCCGCAGCATGCCCAGGCGTTGATCGATCATCTGCTGCCGGTACTGCAGCACAGCGGGCAGCGCGCCCGCATCGAACACGCCACCCGCCAGGCCCGAGAGCGCCTGATGCCGCTGGTTGATGATTTGCCAAGCCAGGCCGTGCACCTGGACATCACCGACGACAACACCGTGTGGGCCCGTGATGCCCAGCGCCAGTGGCAACTGCAAGGCGTGATCGATTTCGGCGACCTGCTGCGCACCTGGCGCATCGCCGACCTGTCGGTAACCTGCGCTGCGCTGTTGCACCACGCCGAGGGCGACCCACTGCGCATCCTGCCAGCCGTGCGGGCCTACCAGGCGCTCAACCCGTTGACCGAGGCCGAACTGCGCGCGCTGTGGCCATTGGTGCTGAACCGCGCTGCCGTACTGGTGCTGAGCAGTGAAAAGCAGCTCGCCGTCGACCCGGGCAACCAGTACACCCGCGACAACATTGCCCACGAATGGGAAATTTTCAACACTGCCACCGCCGTGCCCATCGCCCTGATGGAGGCGGCCATCCTGCAGGCTGCGGGCCTGCAACCCAAGGCGCCGGACTTCAACGGTTGCGCACCCCTGCTCCCCGAGCTGGCCAGGCAGGCGGTAACACGGGTGGACATGGGGGTACTCAGCACACACTGCGAGGCCGGCAACTGGGAGCAGCCCGGTTTCGACCAGCGTCTGCTGGCTTCGCAGGCCGCTCCGGCCTGCAGCCTGCACGGGCAATATCGCCTGTCGCAAACCCACATCGACCGCCCCGAAGAGCCCGCCACCTGCGCCCTCGGCGTTGAGCTGCACCTGCCCAACGGTACCCTGGTGCAAGCGCCAGCACCCGGCACCTGGCAGCGACACGGCGACGGCCGTGGCTGCCTGCGCACCGCGCATTGGGCTTTGTGGCTGCACGGCCTGGAAAACGCACCGGCAGACGGCCAAGCCGTGGAAAAAGGCCAGTCCCTGGGCAACAGCTGTGGTTTCCTCAGCATACAGGTGTGCCTGGACGACGGCATCCAGCCGCCATTCTTCGCCACCCCGTCACACGCTGCCGCCTGGCTGGCCCTGTGCCCGTCGCCAGCCGCGCTGCTGGGCTTCGATTGCGATGCCCAGCCGCTACCCGATCCGCAAGCCCTGCTGGCCCGCCGCGACGCCAGCTTCGCCCGTTCGCAGAAGCACTACTACGCGCAGCCGCCACACATCGAACGCGGCTGGCGCAACTACCTGATCGACATGCAGGGCCGTTCATACCTGGACATGCTCAACAACGTCGCGGTGCTAGGGCATGGCCACCCTCGCATGGTCGCCGAGTCGGCGCGGCAGTGGTCGCTGCTGAACACCAACTCGCGCTTCCACTACGCCGCCATCACCGAGTTCTCCGAGCGCCTGCTGGCACTGGCACCCGAAGGTTTCGACCGGGTGTTCATGGTCAACAGCGGCACAGAAGCCAACGACCTGGCGATTCGCCTGGCCTGGGCCTACAGCGGCGGGCGTGACCTGCTCAGCGTGCTGGAGGCCTACCACGGCTGGTCGGTGGCCACCGATGCCATCTCCACGTCCATCGCCGACAACCCGCAAGCCCTGGAAACCCGCCCGGACTGGGTGCACCCGGTCGAGGCACCGAACACCTTCCGCGGGCGTTTCCGCGGTGCCGACAGCGCCGCGGACTACCTGCAGGACGTCGACGCCAAACTGGCTGACCTGGATGCCCGTGGCCGCCAGCTGGCGGGCATCATCTGCGAGCCGGTGTACGGTAATGCCGGCGGCATCTCGTTGCCGGCCGGCTACCTGAGCGATGCCTATGCCAAGGTCCGCGCCCGTGGCGGGGTATGCATCGCCGACGAAGTGCAGGTGGGTTATGGCCGCCTGGGCGAATACTTCTGGGGTTTCGAGGAGCAGGGCGTGGTGCCCGACATCATCACCATGGCCAAGGGCATGGGCAACGGCCAGCCGCTGGGCGTGGTCATCACCCGCCGCGAAATCGCCGAGGCGCTGGAGGCCGAGGGTTACTTCTTCTCCTCGGCCGGTGGCAGCCCGGTCAGCTGCCGCATCGGTATGGCGGTGCTGGACGTGATGCAGGAAGAAGGCCTGTGGGACAACGCCCGCGACACCGGGCGCTACTTCAAGGCCCGCCTGCAGGCGCTGGTCGACAAGCACCCACTGGCCGGGGCGGCACATGGCTCGGGCTTCTACCTGGGGCTGGAGCTGGTTCGCGACCGCGCAACCCTGGAGCCGGCCACCGAAGAGACCATGACGTTGTGCAATCGCCTGCGTGACCTGGGCATCTTCATGCAGCCGACCGGGGACTACCTGAATATCCTCAAGATCAAGCCACCGATGTGCACCACCCGGGCGAGCGTGGACTACTTTGTCGACTGCATTGACCGAGTGCTAGGCGAAGGGCTGTAA
- a CDS encoding PIN domain-containing protein produces MKHSPFTAIYDANVLYPAPLRDFLMNLALTGIYRARWSAGIHDEWKRNLLLNRPDLTPEHVDRTSSLMDAAVPDALVTDYDSPVEGLDLPDEDDRHVLAAAIKCNASVIVTFNLKDFPKSVLGVFDIEPLHPDDFIADLWDLDKAAVLEAAQRQRISLKNPPHSVQQYLDRLLQQKLPETVKLLSGFKFLL; encoded by the coding sequence ATGAAGCACTCGCCCTTCACGGCCATATACGACGCGAACGTACTTTACCCTGCTCCCCTGCGTGATTTCCTGATGAACCTGGCGCTGACGGGTATTTACCGGGCACGCTGGTCAGCGGGCATTCATGACGAGTGGAAGCGCAATCTGCTACTCAACCGACCTGACCTTACGCCTGAACATGTGGATCGCACGTCATCGCTGATGGATGCTGCGGTACCAGATGCACTCGTCACTGACTACGATTCACCGGTCGAAGGACTGGACTTGCCAGATGAGGATGATCGACATGTCCTCGCAGCAGCAATAAAGTGCAACGCCTCGGTCATCGTCACCTTCAATTTGAAGGATTTTCCCAAGTCGGTTCTCGGGGTCTTCGATATTGAACCCTTGCATCCGGACGACTTCATCGCTGACCTGTGGGACCTGGACAAGGCAGCAGTCCTCGAAGCTGCCCAGCGCCAGCGAATATCGTTGAAGAACCCACCTCATAGCGTGCAGCAGTATCTCGACAGGCTGCTTCAGCAGAAGCTTCCCGAGACAGTGAAATTGCTTTCAGGATTCAAGTTCCTCCTGTGA
- a CDS encoding helix-turn-helix domain-containing protein, translated as MTTANLSRNVLPDEKEIAVSVESSRTLAAFLSTKSDTQRIELLNEENQRQVVEVPTFALRLFGEILSELALGNSVKVVPIHAELTTQEAADLLNVSRPHLVKLLDEAVIPHTKTGRHRRVRFSDLVAYKDQRDGVSRAAMDALAAQAQELKMGYE; from the coding sequence ATGACAACCGCCAACCTCTCTCGCAATGTTCTTCCTGATGAAAAAGAAATTGCCGTGTCTGTCGAGTCAAGCCGCACGCTAGCGGCGTTCCTCTCGACAAAATCAGATACCCAACGGATCGAACTGCTCAACGAGGAAAATCAGCGCCAGGTTGTTGAAGTGCCTACTTTCGCCCTACGCCTGTTCGGCGAGATTCTCAGCGAGCTGGCGTTGGGGAACTCGGTCAAAGTCGTCCCAATCCACGCCGAACTGACGACCCAGGAAGCAGCAGACCTGCTTAACGTCTCCCGGCCGCACTTGGTAAAGCTGCTCGACGAAGCGGTGATTCCGCACACCAAGACGGGCCGCCATCGGCGTGTCAGATTCTCCGACCTGGTTGCCTACAAGGACCAACGTGACGGGGTGAGCCGCGCTGCAATGGATGCGCTGGCAGCCCAAGCTCAGGAATTGAAGATGGGGTACGAATGA
- a CDS encoding ABC transporter ATP-binding protein, with translation MSEQNLIEVRDLAVEFVTGDQVNRVVDGISFDIRKGETLALVGESGSGKSVTAHSILRLLPYPLASHPSGSIRYEGKDLLQQNEKTLQRIRGNRIAMIFQEPMTSLNPLHCIEKQINEILLLHKGLTGKEATARTLELLDLVGIPEPHKRLKALPHELSGGQRQRVMIAMALANEPELLIADEPTTALDVTVQLKILDLLKELQARLGMALLLISHDLNLVRRIAHRVCVMQRGQIVEQAECATLFSSPQHHYTQMLINAEPSGLPAHNPVGSPLLEVDDLKVWFPIKKGLLRRTVDHVKAVDGVNFSLPQGQTLGIVGESGSGKSTLGLAILRLISSQGGIRFHGQNLQGLNQKAVRPLRREMQVVFQDPFGSLSPRMCVADIVGEGLRIHGIGTAQEQEAAIIAALEEVGLDPRTRHRYPHEFSGGQRQRIAIARALVLKPALILLDEPTSALDRTVQRQVVELLRNLQQKYNLTYLFISHDLAVVKALSHQLMVIKHGQVVEQGDAQAIFHAPQHPYTRQLLEAAFLEVNAVG, from the coding sequence ATGAGTGAACAGAACCTGATCGAAGTGCGGGACCTGGCCGTGGAGTTCGTGACCGGGGACCAGGTCAACCGGGTGGTGGATGGCATCAGCTTTGACATCCGCAAAGGCGAGACGCTGGCGCTGGTGGGCGAAAGTGGCTCGGGCAAATCGGTCACCGCGCACTCGATCCTGCGCCTGCTGCCCTACCCCCTGGCCAGCCACCCCAGCGGCAGCATCCGCTACGAAGGCAAGGACCTGCTGCAGCAGAACGAGAAGACCCTGCAGCGCATTCGCGGCAACCGCATTGCGATGATCTTCCAGGAGCCGATGACCTCGCTCAACCCGCTGCACTGCATCGAGAAGCAGATCAACGAAATCCTTCTGCTGCACAAGGGCCTGACCGGCAAGGAAGCGACCGCACGTACCCTGGAGCTGCTGGACCTGGTCGGCATTCCCGAGCCGCACAAACGCTTGAAGGCCCTGCCCCACGAACTGTCGGGCGGGCAGCGCCAACGGGTAATGATCGCCATGGCACTGGCCAACGAGCCGGAACTGCTGATTGCAGATGAACCGACCACGGCGCTGGACGTGACCGTGCAGCTGAAGATTCTCGACCTGCTCAAGGAACTGCAGGCGCGCTTGGGCATGGCGCTGCTGCTGATCAGCCATGACCTGAACCTGGTGCGTCGCATCGCCCACCGCGTGTGCGTGATGCAGCGCGGGCAAATTGTAGAGCAAGCCGAATGCGCCACGCTGTTCAGCTCGCCACAGCACCACTACACCCAAATGCTCATAAATGCCGAGCCCAGCGGGCTGCCGGCGCACAACCCGGTGGGCTCGCCGCTGCTGGAGGTGGATGACCTCAAGGTGTGGTTCCCGATCAAGAAGGGGCTGCTGCGGCGCACGGTTGACCATGTAAAGGCCGTGGACGGGGTCAACTTCAGCTTGCCGCAAGGGCAGACGCTGGGGATTGTCGGGGAGTCCGGGTCGGGCAAGTCGACGCTCGGCCTGGCGATCCTGCGGCTGATTTCCAGCCAGGGCGGCATCCGCTTCCATGGGCAGAACCTGCAAGGGCTGAACCAGAAGGCCGTACGGCCGCTGCGGCGGGAAATGCAGGTGGTGTTCCAGGACCCGTTTGGCAGCCTGAGCCCGCGCATGTGCGTGGCGGACATTGTGGGTGAAGGGCTGCGCATTCACGGCATTGGCACCGCGCAGGAACAGGAAGCGGCGATTATCGCGGCCCTGGAGGAAGTAGGCCTGGACCCGCGCACGCGCCATCGCTACCCCCATGAGTTTTCCGGCGGGCAACGCCAGCGCATCGCCATTGCCCGGGCGCTGGTGCTGAAGCCCGCACTGATCCTGCTGGACGAACCTACGTCCGCGTTGGACCGCACCGTACAGCGGCAAGTGGTGGAATTGCTGCGTAACCTGCAGCAAAAGTACAACCTGACGTACCTGTTCATCAGCCATGACCTGGCGGTGGTCAAGGCGCTGAGTCACCAGTTGATGGTGATCAAGCATGGGCAGGTGGTGGAGCAAGGGGATGCGCAGGCGATCTTCCATGCGCCGCAGCATCCGTATACACGGCAGTTGCTGGAGGCGGCGTTTTTAGAGGTGAATGCCGTTGGTTAG
- a CDS encoding ABC transporter permease, producing the protein MALSPLNRRRFERFKANRRGWWSLWLFLILFGLSLGAELIANDKPVAVRYDGEWYFPAFKRYPETTFGGEFPLEANYKSPYIRELLAKKDSFVLWPPIPFSYQSINYDLRVPAPAPPSTDNWLGTDDQGRDVLARVIYGFRISVLFALTLTVASSIVGVIAGALQGFYGGWVDLAGQRFLEIWSGLPVLYLLIILASFVQPNFWWLLGIMLLFSWMSLVDVVRAEFLRGRNLEYVRAARALGMRNGAIMYRHILPNAMISTMTFMPFILTGAIGTLTALDFLGFGLPAGSPSLGELVAQGKSNLQAPWLGISAFAVLALMLSLLVFIGESARDAFDPRK; encoded by the coding sequence ATGGCCTTGTCCCCCCTCAACCGCCGGCGCTTCGAGCGCTTCAAGGCCAACCGCCGTGGCTGGTGGTCGCTGTGGCTGTTCCTGATCCTGTTCGGCCTGAGCCTCGGCGCGGAGCTGATCGCCAACGACAAGCCCGTTGCCGTGCGTTACGACGGCGAATGGTACTTCCCGGCGTTCAAGCGCTACCCGGAAACCACCTTCGGCGGCGAATTCCCGCTGGAGGCCAACTACAAGAGCCCGTACATCCGCGAACTGCTGGCCAAGAAAGACAGCTTTGTGCTGTGGCCGCCAATCCCGTTCAGCTACCAGAGCATCAATTACGACCTGCGCGTGCCCGCCCCGGCGCCACCCTCCACGGACAACTGGCTGGGCACCGACGACCAGGGCCGCGACGTGCTGGCGCGGGTGATCTACGGCTTCCGCATTTCGGTACTCTTCGCCCTTACCCTGACCGTGGCCAGCTCCATCGTCGGCGTCATCGCCGGTGCCTTGCAAGGTTTCTATGGCGGCTGGGTCGACCTGGCCGGGCAGCGCTTTCTGGAAATCTGGTCGGGCCTGCCGGTGCTGTACCTGCTGATCATCCTGGCCAGCTTCGTGCAGCCCAACTTCTGGTGGCTGCTGGGTATCATGCTGCTGTTCTCGTGGATGAGCCTGGTGGACGTGGTACGCGCCGAATTCCTGCGTGGGCGTAACCTGGAATACGTGCGCGCCGCCCGTGCGTTGGGCATGCGCAACGGTGCGATCATGTACCGGCACATCCTGCCCAACGCCATGATCTCGACCATGACCTTCATGCCATTCATTCTCACCGGCGCGATCGGCACCCTCACCGCCCTGGACTTTCTCGGCTTCGGCCTGCCTGCCGGTTCGCCATCGCTGGGCGAGCTGGTGGCGCAGGGCAAGTCCAACTTGCAAGCGCCGTGGCTGGGCATCAGCGCTTTCGCCGTGCTGGCGCTGATGCTGAGCCTGCTGGTGTTCATCGGCGAATCCGCCCGCGATGCCTTCGACCCGAGGAAGTGA
- a CDS encoding microcin C ABC transporter permease YejB — MLAYILRRLLLIIPTLFGILVINFIIVQAAPGGPVEQMIAKLEGFEGATSRIAGGGAEVSVAGSNYRGAQGLDPALIAEIERMYGFDKSPPERLWIMIKNYAQLDFGDSFFRDAKVIDLIVEKMPVSISLGLWSTLIMYLVSIPLGIAKAVRHGSHFDVWTSSAIIVGYAIPAFLFAILLIVLFAGGSYFDWFPLRGLTSNNFDELSTTGKVLDYFWHLVLPITALVIGNFATMTLLTKNSFLDEINKQYVVTAKAKGLSRPRVLYGHVFRNAMLLVIAGFPSAFIGIFFTGSLLIEVIFSLDGLGLMSFEAAINRDYPVVFGTLFIFTLLGLVVKLIGDLTYTLVDPRIDFASREH, encoded by the coding sequence ATGCTGGCCTATATCCTGCGGCGCCTGCTGCTGATCATCCCGACCCTGTTCGGTATCCTTGTCATCAACTTCATCATCGTCCAGGCCGCCCCCGGTGGCCCGGTAGAGCAGATGATCGCCAAGCTCGAAGGCTTCGAGGGCGCCACCAGCCGCATTGCCGGTGGCGGCGCCGAGGTTTCGGTGGCCGGCTCCAACTACCGCGGCGCCCAGGGCCTGGACCCGGCGCTGATCGCCGAAATCGAGCGCATGTACGGCTTCGACAAGTCGCCGCCCGAACGCCTGTGGATCATGATCAAGAACTACGCCCAGCTGGACTTCGGCGACAGCTTCTTCCGCGATGCCAAGGTGATCGACCTGATTGTCGAGAAGATGCCGGTGTCGATCTCGCTGGGGCTGTGGAGCACGCTGATCATGTACCTGGTGTCGATCCCGCTGGGGATCGCCAAGGCGGTGCGCCACGGCAGCCACTTCGACGTGTGGACCAGCTCGGCGATCATTGTCGGCTACGCCATCCCGGCGTTCCTGTTCGCCATCCTGTTGATCGTGCTGTTCGCCGGAGGCAGCTACTTCGACTGGTTCCCGCTGCGTGGCCTCACCTCCAACAACTTCGACGAGCTGAGCACCACCGGCAAGGTGCTGGACTACTTCTGGCACCTGGTACTGCCGATCACCGCGCTGGTCATCGGCAACTTCGCCACCATGACCCTGCTGACCAAGAACAGCTTCCTCGACGAGATCAACAAGCAATATGTGGTCACCGCCAAGGCCAAGGGCCTCAGCCGGCCACGGGTGCTTTACGGCCACGTGTTCCGCAACGCCATGCTGCTGGTGATAGCCGGCTTCCCGTCGGCGTTCATCGGCATCTTCTTCACAGGATCCTTGCTGATCGAGGTCATCTTCAGCCTTGACGGCCTGGGCCTGATGAGTTTCGAAGCGGCTATCAACCGCGACTACCCGGTGGTCTTCGGCACCCTGTTCATCTTCACCCTGCTGGGGCTGGTGGTGAAACTGATCGGCGACCTGACCTACACCCTGGTCGATCCACGCATCGACTTCGCGAGCCGGGAGCACTGA